In Alosa sapidissima isolate fAloSap1 chromosome 11, fAloSap1.pri, whole genome shotgun sequence, a single window of DNA contains:
- the LOC121723730 gene encoding nascent polypeptide-associated complex subunit alpha, muscle-specific form-like isoform X6 — MACHVTGRSAYPDNWRSVVGQRSPGQWHQGDCGSPQYYKVDPKDCRGFLGVQDNNDPPKSEVMAFLKGKALECLRDLSVEDRCSAYLCWQLTALLCQMNGNVTGNDIAELLLCKETAKLRQEEESTVYDLVDIDGKAKRRAKGTLSVKAVDVSKPGDWSAASQRFRQLLCAGRAKEALEYAVQKALWGHAFRLASRMGTTELQRVVARFADSMEEGDPLRTLYQIESGRIPDVATRCGENWYTHLASVLTAVCPKDLRITTAKMMGESLRSKGMMEASHFCFVAAQIQVGTLYKVPLKVEIDPDQRTPLVLEATKVPLAFKKEVTAAKAEDPTLADMEASVPISAGPAQVPIPAPMTITVPLGKVKQSYADHYHLNNETGQCIKTTLSAQEVKAVSPAPDVEAAQSQSLIEQKLLKPAADSVTGTPSLRGVNTVDPGKMEAVSPPVTAAFTKDDAPSFKQEETAATAEVPPLADMEASVPISAGPAQVPIPAPMTITVPLGKVKQSYADHYHLNRPRRRYVDVFATSELTVQVAPPNMLDLMAPMAIPDLIEHQDETGQCIKKTLSAQEVKAVSPAPDVEAAQSQPLIEQKLLEPAADSVTGTPSLRGVNTVDPGKMEAVSPPVTAASTKDDAPSFKQEVMVATAEVPPLADMEASVPISAGPAQVPIPAPMTITVPLGKVKQSYADHYHLNNETGQCIKTTLPAQEVKAVSPAPDVEAAQSQPLIEQKLLEPAADSVTGTPSLRGVNTVDPGKMEAVSPPVTAASTKDDAPSFKQERAATAEDPPLADMEASMPASAGPAQVPIPAPMTITVPLGKVKQSYADHDHLNRPRGRYVDVFATSELTVQVAPPNMLDLMAPMAIPDLIEHQDETGQCIKTTLSAQEVMAVSPAPDVEAAQSQPLIEQKLLEPAADSVTGTPSLRGVNTVDPGKMEAVSPPVTAASTKDDAPSFKQEVMVATAEVPPLAYMEASVPISAGPAQVPIPAPMTITITLGKVKQSYADHYHLNNETGQCIKTTLPSQEVKAVSPALDVEAAQSQPLIEQKLLEPAADSVTGTPSLRGVNTVDPGKMEAVSPPVTAASTKDDAPSFKQEVMVATAEVPPLAYMEASVPISAGPAQVPIPAPMTITITLGKVKQSYADHYHLNNETGQCIKMTLPSQEVKAVSPAPDVEAAQSQPLIEQKLLEPAADSVTGTPSLRGVNTVDPGKMEAVSPPVTAASTKDDAPSFKQEVMVATAEVPPLAYMEASVPISAGPAQVPIPAPMTITITLGKVKQSYADHYHLNNETGQCIKTTLPAQEVKAVSPAPDVEAAQSQPLIEQKLLEPAADSVTGTPSLRGVNTVDPGKMEAVSPPVTAASTKDDAPSFKQERAATAEDPPLADMEASMPASAGPAQVPIPAPMTITVPLGKVKQSYADHDHLNRPRGRYVDVFATSELTVQVAPPNMLDVMAPMAIPDLIEHQDETGQCIKTTLSAQEVKAVSPAPDVEAAQSQPLIEQKLLEPAADSVTGTPSLRGVNTVDPGKMEAVSPPVTAASTKDDAPSFKQEVMVATAEVPPLAYMEASVPISAGPAQVPIPAPMTITITLGKVKQSYADHYHLNNETGQCIKTTLPSQEVKAVSPAPDVEAAQSQPLIEQKLLEPAADSVTGTPSLRGVNTVDPGKMEAVSPPVTAASTKDDAPSFKQEVMVATAEVPPLADMEASVPISAGPAQVPIPAPMTITVPLGKVKQSYADHYHLNNETGQCIKTTLPAQEVKAVSPAPDVEAAQSQPLIEQKLLEPAADSVTGTPSLRGVNTVDPGKMEAVSPPVTAASTKDDAPSFKERAATAEDPPLADMEASMPASAGPAQVPIPAPMTITVPLGKVKQSYADHDHLNRPRGRYVDVFATSELTVQVAPPNMLDVMAPMAIPDLIEHQDETGQCIKTTLSAQEVMAVSPAPDVEAAQSQPLIEQKLLEPAADSVTGTPSLRGVNTVDPGKMEAVSPPVTAASTKDDAPSFKQEVMVATAEVPPLADMEASVPISAGPAQVPIPAPMTITVTLGKVKQSYADHYHLNNETGQCIKTTLPAQEVKAVSPAPDVEAAQSQPLIEQKLLEPAADSVTGTPSLRGVNTVDPGKMEPVSPPVTAASTKDDAPSFKQEETAATAEDPPLADMEAPQLQTLIDPLPVNTPKQPHVAPGSMKAVSLQVKTACTKNDELSFKRYCRGWLSWIIPRKKEAHLPDDKNKSIFWDESKQKWVDRNEPEEKTKAVPPPPMGPPLMPPRNTGSPTGSGGPSTALSTNGPPVNMFRRIGNKNRYVDIMKPSGDNTKPLESFVSPSMLTLWTPVVKTNIFNPAQVSAGDMVESVTQPCPPLAELSRPPTETETVHDPA; from the exons GTCTACGATTTGGTAGATATAGATGGCAAGGCAAAGCGTAGGGCTAAGGGGACCCTTAGTGTAAAGGCTGTAGATGTCAGCAAACCTGGCGACTGGAGCGCCGCATCACAGCGCTTCAGGCAGTTGCTCTGTGCTGGCAGGGCAAAG GAGGCACTGGAATACGCTGTCCAGAAGGCGTTGTGGGGCCATGCCTTTCGACTGGCAAGCAGGATGGGCACCACAGAACTGCAAAGAGTTGTGGCAAG ATTTGCTGATTCTATGGAGGAGGGTGATCCCCTGAGGACTCTATATCAGATAGAGTCTGGAAGAATACCAGACGTTGCCACG CGTTGTGGTGAAAACTGGTACACTCATCTGGCCTCTGTTTTGACTGCGGTGTGTCCGAAAGATCTACGGATCACAACAGCAAAAATGATGGGAGAAAGCTTGA GATCGAAGGGCATGATGGAAGCATcccatttttgttttgtggcTGCTCAGATCCAGGTGGGCACACTATATAAAGTGCCATTAAAAGTTGAAATTGACCCTGACCAAAG AACTCCTCTTGTTCTAGAAGCAACGAAGGTTCCACTAGCTTTCAAG AAGGAGGTGACGGCGGCAAAAGCCGAAGATCCTACTCTCGCTGACATGGAGGCTTCAGTGCCTATCTCTGCAGGGCCAGCACAAGTGCCCATCCCAGCACCAATGACCATTACCGTCCCATTGGGAAAAGTGAAGCAGTCATATGCTGACCACTATCATCTGaata ATGAGACTGGACAGTGCATAAAAACGACTCTGTCTGCTCAG GAGGTGAAGGCTGTCTCTCCTGCTCCTGATGTGGAGGCTGCTCAATCACAGTCTCTGATAGAGCAGAAGCTTCTGAAACCAGCTGCTGATAGTGTCACTGGCACTCCATCACTCAGAGGAGTGAACACTGTGGATCCTGGCAAGATGGAGGCAGTGAGTCCTCCAGTAACAGCTGCCTTCACTAAGGATGACGCACCATCCTTTAAG CAGGAGGAgacagcagcaacagctgaagTTCCTCCTCTCGCTGACATGGAGGCTTCAGTGCCCATCTCTGCAGGGCCAGCACAAGTGCCCATCCCAGCACCAATGACCATTACCGTCCCATTGGGAAAAGTGAAGCAGTCATATGCTGACCACTATCATCTGaata GGCCCAGGCGGAGGTATGTGGATGTATTTGCAACATCAGAGCTGACAGTGCAAGTCGCCCCACCCAACATGCTGGACCTCATGGCACCAATGGCCATTCCTGACCTCATAGAACATCAAG ATGAGACTGGACAGTGCATAAAAAAGACTCTGTCTGCTCAG GAGGTGAAGGCTGTCTCTCCTGCTCCTGATGTGGAGGCTGCCCAGTCACAGCCTCTGATTGAGCAGAAGCTTCTGGAACCAGCTGCTGATAGTGTCACTGGCACTCCATCACTCAGAGGAGTGAACACTGTGGATCCTGGCAAGATGGAGGCAGTGAGTCCTCCAGTAACAGCTGCCTCCACTAAGGATGATGCACCATCCTTTAAG CAGGAGGTGATGGTGGCAACTGCTGAAGTTCCTCCTCTCGCTGACATGGAGGCTTCAGTGCCCATCTCTGCAGGGCCAGCACAAGTGCCCATCCCAGCACCAATGACCATTACCGTCCCATTGGGAAAAGTGAAGCAGTCATATGCTGACCACTATCATCTGaata ATGAGACTGGACAGTGCATAAAAACGACTCTGCCTGCTCAG GAGGTGAAGGCTGTCTCTCCTGCTCCTGATGTGGAAGCTGCCCAGTCACAGCCTCTGATAGAGCAGAAGCTTCTGGAACCAGCTGCTGATAGTGTCACTGGCACTCCATCACTCAGAGGAGTGAACACTGTGGATCCTGGCAAGATGGAGGCAGTGAGTCCTCCAGTAACAGCTGCTTCCACCAAGGATGACGCACCATCCTTTAAG caggagagagcagcAACAGCCGAAGATCCTCCTCTCGCTGACATGGAGGCTTCAATGCCCGCCTCTGCAGGGCCAGCACAAGTGCCCATCCCAGCACCAATGACCATTACCGTCCCATTGGGAAAAGTGAAGCAGTCATATGCTGACCACGATCATCTGaata GGCCCAGGGGGAGGTATGTGGATGTATTTGCAACATCAGAGCTGACAGTGCAAGTCGCTCCACCCAACATGCTGGACCTCATGGCACCAATGGCCATTCCTGACCTCATAGAACATCAAG ATGAGACTGGACAGTGCATAAAAACGACTCTGTCTGCTCAG GAGGTGATGGCTGTCTCTCCTGCTCCTGATGTGGAGGCTGCTCAATCACAGCCTCTGATAGAGCAGAAGCTTCTGGAACCAGCTGCTGATAGTGTCACTGGCACTCCATCACTCAGAGGAGTGAACACTGTGGATCCTGGCAAGATGGAGGCAGTGAGTCCTCCAGTAACAGCTGCCTCCACTAAGGATGATGCACCATCCTTTAAG CAGGAGGTGATGGTGGCAACTGCTGAAGTTCCTCCTCTCGCTTACATGGAGGCTTCAGTGCCCATCTCTGCAGGGCCAGCACAAGTGCCCATCCCAGCACCAATGACCATTACCATCACATTGGGAAAAGTGAAGCAGTCATATGCTGACCACTATCATCTGaata ATGAGACTGGACAGTGCATAAAAACGACTCTGCCTTCTCAG GAGGTGAAGGCTGTCTCTCCTGCTCTTGATGTGGAGGCTGCCCAGTCACAGCCTCTGATAGAGCAGAAGCTTCTGGAACCAGCTGCTGATAGTGTCACTGGCACTCCATCACTCAGAGGAGTGAACACTGTGGATCCTGGCAAGATGGAGGCAGTGAGTCCTCCAGTAACAGCTGCCTCCACTAAGGATGATGCACCATCCTTTAAG CAGGAGGTGATGGTGGCAACTGCTGAAGTTCCTCCTCTCGCTTACATGGAGGCTTCAGTGCCCATCTCTGCAGGGCCAGCACAAGTGCCCATCCCAGCACCAATGACCATTACCATCACATTGGGAAAAGTGAAGCAGTCATATGCTGACCACTATCATCTGaata ATGAGACTGGACAGTGCATAAAAATGACTCTGCCTTCTCAG GAGGTGAAGGCTGTCTCTCCTGCTCCTGATGTGGAGGCTGCCCAGTCACAGCCTCTGATAGAGCAGAAGCTTCTGGAACCAGCTGCTGATAGTGTCACTGGCACTCCATCACTCAGAGGAGTGAACACTGTGGATCCTGGCAAGATGGAGGCAGTGAGTCCTCCAGTAACAGCTGCCTCCACTAAGGATGATGCACCATCCTTTAAG CAGGAGGTGATGGTGGCAACTGCTGAAGTTCCTCCTCTCGCTTACATGGAGGCTTCAGTGCCCATCTCTGCAGGGCCAGCACAAGTGCCCATCCCAGCACCAATGACCATTACCATCACATTGGGAAAAGTGAAGCAGTCATATGCTGACCACTATCATCTGaata ATGAGACTGGACAGTGCATAAAAACGACTCTGCCTGCTCAG GAGGTGAAGGCTGTCTCTCCTGCTCCTGATGTGGAAGCTGCCCAGTCACAGCCTCTGATAGAGCAGAAGCTTCTGGAACCAGCTGCTGATAGTGTCACTGGCACTCCATCACTCAGAGGAGTGAACACTGTGGATCCTGGCAAGATGGAGGCAGTGAGTCCTCCAGTAACAGCTGCTTCCACCAAGGATGACGCACCATCCTTTAAG caggagagagcagcAACAGCCGAAGATCCTCCTCTCGCTGACATGGAGGCTTCAATGCCCGCCTCTGCAGGGCCAGCACAAGTGCCCATCCCAGCACCAATGACCATTACCGTCCCATTGGGAAAAGTGAAGCAGTCATATGCTGACCACGATCATCTGaata GGCCCAGGGGGAGGTATGTGGATGTATTTGCAACATCAGAGCTGACAGTGCAAGTCGCCCCACCCAACATGCTGGACGTCATGGCACCAATGGCCATTCCTGACCTCATAGAACATCAAG ATGAGACTGGACAGTGCATAAAAACGACTCTGTCTGCTCAG GAGGTGAAGGCTGTCTCTCCTGCTCCTGATGTGGAGGCTGCTCAATCACAGCCTCTGATAGAGCAGAAGCTTCTGGAACCAGCTGCTGATAGTGTCACTGGCACTCCATCACTCAGAGGAGTGAACACTGTGGATCCTGGCAAGATGGAGGCAGTGAGTCCTCCAGTAACAGCTGCCTCCACTAAGGATGATGCACCATCCTTTAAG CAGGAGGTGATGGTGGCAACTGCTGAAGTTCCTCCTCTCGCTTACATGGAGGCTTCAGTGCCCATCTCTGCAGGGCCAGCACAAGTGCCCATCCCAGCACCAATGACCATTACCATCACATTGGGAAAAGTGAAGCAGTCATATGCTGACCACTATCATCTGaata ATGAGACTGGACAGTGCATAAAAACGACTCTGCCTTCTCAG GAGGTGAAGGCTGTCTCTCCTGCTCCTGATGTGGAGGCTGCCCAGTCACAGCCTCTGATAGAGCAGAAGCTTCTGGAACCAGCTGCTGATAGTGTCACTGGCACTCCATCACTCAGAGGAGTGAACACTGTGGATCCTGGCAAGATGGAGGCAGTGAGTCCTCCAGTAACAGCTGCCTCCACTAAGGATGATGCACCATCCTTTAAG CAGGAGGTGATGGTGGCAACTGCTGAAGTTCCTCCTCTCGCTGACATGGAGGCTTCAGTGCCCATCTCTGCAGGGCCAGCACAAGTGCCCATCCCAGCACCAATGACCATTACCGTCCCATTGGGAAAAGTGAAGCAGTCATATGCTGACCACTATCATCTGaata ATGAGACTGGACAGTGCATAAAAACGACTCTGCCTGCTCAG GAGGTGAAGGCTGTCTCTCCTGCTCCTGATGTGGAAGCTGCCCAGTCACAGCCTCTGATAGAGCAGAAGCTTCTGGAACCAGCTGCTGATAGTGTCACTGGCACTCCATCACTCAGAGGAGTGAACACTGTGGATCCTGGCAAGATGGAGGCAGTGAGTCCTCCAGTAACAGCTGCTTCCACCAAGGATGACGCACCATCCTTTAAG gagagagcagcAACAGCCGAAGATCCTCCTCTCGCTGACATGGAGGCTTCAATGCCCGCCTCTGCAGGGCCAGCACAAGTGCCCATCCCAGCACCAATGACCATTACCGTCCCATTGGGAAAAGTGAAGCAGTCATATGCTGACCACGATCATCTGaata GGCCCAGGGGGAGGTATGTGGATGTATTTGCAACATCAGAGCTGACAGTGCAAGTCGCCCCACCCAACATGCTGGACGTCATGGCACCAATGGCCATTCCTGACCTCATAGAACATCAAG ATGAGACTGGACAGTGCATAAAAACGACTCTGTCTGCTCAG GAGGTGATGGCTGTCTCTCCTGCTCCTGATGTGGAGGCTGCTCAATCACAGCCTCTGATAGAGCAGAAGCTTCTGGAACCAGCTGCTGATAGTGTCACTGGCACTCCATCACTCAGAGGAGTGAACACTGTGGATCCTGGCAAGATGGAGGCAGTGAGTCCTCCAGTAACAGCTGCCTCCACTAAGGATGATGCACCATCCTTTAAG CAGGAGGTGATGGTGGCAACTGCTGAAGTTCCTCCTCTCGCTGACATGGAGGCTTCAGTGCCCATCTCTGCAGGGCCAGCACAAGTGCCCATCCCAGCACCAATGACCATTACCGTCACATTGGGAAAAGTGAAGCAGTCATATGCTGACCACTATCATCTGaata ATGAGACTGGACAGTGCATAAAAACGACTCTGCCTGCTCAG GAGGTGAAGGCTGTCTCTCCTGCTCCTGATGTGGAGGCTGCCCAGTCACAGCCTCTGATAGAGCAGAAGCTTCTGGAACCAGCTGCTGATAGTGTCACTGGCACTCCATCACTCAGAGGAGTGAACACTGTGGATCCTGGCAAGATGGAGCCAGTGAGTCCTCCAGTAACAGCTGCTTCCACCAAGGATGACGCACCATCCTTTAAG CAGGAGGAGACAGCAGCAACTGCCGAAGATCCTCCTCTCGCTGACATGGAGGCTCCACAGTTACAGACTCTCATTGATCCGTTGCCGGTGAATACTCCGAAGCAGCCTCATGTTGCTCCTGGCAGCATGAAGGCAGTGAGTCTTCAAGTGAAGACTGCTTGCACCAAGAATGACGAACTATCCTTTAAG AGATATTGTAGGGGTTGGCTCTCGTGGATAATTCCTCGAAAGAAAGAAGCTCATCTCCCTGATGACAAAAACAAATCT ATTTTTTGGGATGAGTCTAAACAAAAATGGGTGGATCGGAATGAACCAGAGGAAAAG ACCAAAGCcgtcccaccaccacccatgggCCCTCCACTGATGCCCCCCAGGAACACAGGCAGTCCAACAGGAAGTGGTGGTCCATCTACTGCACTCTCCACCAATGGACCACCAGTCAACATGTTCCGAAGAATTG GAAATAAGAACCGATATGTTGACATCATGAAACCAAGTGGAGACAACACTAAGCCTTTGGAGTCTTTCGTTTCACCAAGCATGCTGACCCTGTGGACTCCTGTGGTCAAGACAAATATATTCAACCCAGCTCAAG TGAGTGCAGGGGATATGGTTGAAAGCGTTACACAGCCTTGTCCACCTTTGGCTGAGCTCTCAAGACCCCCTACTGAGACTGAG ACTGTGCATGACCCTGCTTAG